TGCCTGCGCGAGAACGAGCAGGTCAAGCTGTCGGGCTTCGGCAATTTCGACCTGCGTGACAAGCGCGAGCGTCCGGGACGCAACCCCAAGACCGGTGAAGAGATCCCGATTTCAGCCCGCCGCGTGGTTACTTTTCGCCCCGGGCAGAAATTGAAGGCCCGGGTCGAAGCCTTTGACGGACCCGCGCCGCAGTGATGCCTGCCGGTAAACGGCTGACATGTGAATGCAAAGGCCCTGCTTGGAAAGCGGGGCCTTTGCATTGTTGCACTCTCTTCGCCGGGGCCGTTGTGGGTGACTATAGTTCACGACAGCTTGAGTCATGACAGCCTGAACTCACGACCGCTTGAAGATCAGGGGAACAGCTGATTCAGCTTGGTCGCCAGCATCAAGTTGCCGCTGGCCTTGAGGCGCCCGGACATGAAGGCCTGCATGCCATTGAGCTCCCCGCTCAGAACGCCCTTGAGCGTATCGCTATCGGTGGAGAGCGACACCGAAGGGTCGTCGTGCTCACCTGACTGAATGTCCAGCGTACCGTCGTCGACGGTCATGAAATAGTCGTCGGCATCGGCGATATGAAACTGAAAGGTCTCGTGCATGCCCTTGGCGGCTTGCGGGTCGAAGCGAGACTTGAGATTGTCGATTACCTGAGTGGTGTCGCTCATGGTGTTTTCTGCAGCCTATGAACCGTGAAGGGTCCGAGCTTATTTTGAACAGGCGTTTGAATCAAGCGTTACCCTTGGCCGGCCGAACGAAAGGCCCCACGGATTTACAACTCGCATCGAGGAGAAGCAGGGTGAGTCAATGGTTTGCCGAATACGGCTTGTTTCTGGCCCAACTGGTCACGCTGGGCGTGATGATCCTGGCGGCGCTGGCCATCGTCGGTCGCGCCAAGGCCGGCCAGGCGCACGGCCAGCTGCGCATCGAGGAACTCGACAAGCGCTATCGCGCGCGGCAGCGGCAGCTTAGCCTGGTGGGGCTCGACAAGAAGCGTCGCAAGGCGGCGCTCAAGGCGTTCAAGCGCGACGACAAGCATCGCGACAAGCATCGCGACAAGCGGGATGGCGCGAAACGACCAACGCTGTGGGTGCTCGATTTCCATGGCGACATCAAGGCGTCGGGGACGGCACGGCTTGCCGAGGAAGTCTCGCTGATCCTCGGCGTCATCGACGAACGGGACGAGGTCGCCATACGCCTGGAGTCGCCCGGCGGGCTGGTGCATGCCTATGGACTGGCCGCCGCCCAGCTCGACCGGCTGCGCGATGCGGGCGTGTCGACGACGGTCTGCATCGACAAGGTGGCGGCCAGCGGCGGCTACATGATGGCGTGTTGCGCCGATCGACTGCGTGCGGCGCCGTTCGCGGTGCTGGGCTCGATCGGCGTGGTCGCGCAGCTGCCCAATATCCACCGCCTGCTCAAGCGCCACGATGTCGATGTCGAGCTGCTTACCGCCGGGCGCTACAAGCGTACGCTGACGGTGCTCGGGGAAAATACCGAGGAGGGGCGCGAGAAGTTCATCGAGGAGCTTGAGAGCACCCACGCGCTGTTCAAGCGCTTCGTTGCCGAGCGTCGCCAGGGGCTCGACATCGACGCCATCGCCACCGGCGAGACCTGGTACGGCAGCCAGGCGGTGGACAAGGGACTGATCGATGCGGTGGGAACCAGCGAGGCCTACCTGCTCGAGCGCATGAACGACGCGCGGGTCGTCACGGTGAGTCTCGAAAAGCGCCGTCGCCTCACCGAACGCCTGGGACGCGCTGTGTCACTGGGCATCGAGGGCGGACTGCAGCGAATCTACGAGGCGCTTGAGGCGAGCGGATGGCAACGCCGTTGAGCTAGTCGAGATACAGCGCGCCCAGGGTGTCGATCAGTTTCTCGGCTTCGCGGCCCTGTCGCGAATAGTAGATGGTCTGCGAGGCGCGACGCGTGGTTACCAGCCCTACGCGGCGCAGTATGGCCAGATGCTGGGACAGCGCCGACTGGCTCAGCGACAGGCGCGCATTGAGCTCGGACACCGAGAGTTCGCCGCTGTCGAGCAGGCACAGGATGCGCAGACGATTTTCGTTGGCGACCGCCTTGAGCAGGTTGGTCGACGCTTGGATGGCATCGTCGGGGTCGCTCAGCAGTCGTGAAGCGAGTGGGCGGCTACTCATGTTTCGTCTCCTGTGGCCGGCGCGTCCTGCGCCGTGTCCATTTCCCCGCTGCCGATGGATGCGTGCATCGCAGGCTTTCGGAACCGCCGCGGGTGACGTGAGAGGTAACGCAACAAGTCTGCCTCTCTTACTGATTTAGCGAAACTTCAACAACCACGCAAATTTGCCGTGATAGCGCGGCAAACGCTAATTCAGCGTCACGAGGAGGGGCGACATGATTGCATGCACCGATTGTCGACAAAGCCCTGTCGGTGGCACTCAGGAAAAGTCGGCGACAGGTTTTACGGTCGACTAGCCGATGGTATGACGGGAAACCGCGCTTAAATGCTCTAGAGTTGTGTCAACAATTCATCGTGAGCCACCGCGATCGATGAAGCCGTCGATCATCCTTAAATGGCAGGCATTTCATGAGCGCATACCGGACCGAATACCAGCGATCGATCGAGCAGCCCGAAGCATTCTGGGCCGAGCAGGCGCAGCGTATTTCCTGGTTCCGCCAGCCCCATGAAATTCTCGGCTTTGACAGGCAAGGGCATGCGCGCTGGTATGGCGACGGCGAAATGAATACCTGCCATGTGGCGCTCGATCATCATGTCGCCGAGGGGCGCGGCGACCAGCCCGCCATACACTGGGATTCGCCGGTAACCGCAGGCAAGCGCACGCTGAGCTATCGGGAATTGCGCGACGAGGTGGCGCTGTTCGCCGGCGGGCTGGCCTCGCTGGGCGTGGGCAAGGGCGATCGGGTGGTGATCTACATGCCGATGGTCCCCGAGGCGCTGATCGCCATGTTCGCCTGTGCCCGGCTGGGCGCCGTGCATTCGGTGGTGTTCGGCGGATTCGCGGCGCATGAGCTCGCCGTACGCATCGAGGACGCCGAGCCGCGGGTGATCATCGCCGCTTCCTGTGGCGTCGAGGTCGACCGGATCATCGCCTACAAGCCGATCGTCGACGAGGCGCTGACGCGTAGCCGCCATCGTCCCGAGGCCTGCGTAATCCTGCAGCGCGATTCGCTGCGTGCGCAGCTCAATGACAGCGATCACGACTGGCAGGCGCTGGTGGCGGATGCTTCGCCCGCCGACTGCGTCGCCGTCAATGCCCGCGATCCGCTGTACATCCTGTACACCTCGGGAACCACCGGCAAGCCCAAGGGCGTGGTGCGCGACAATGGCGGGCATGCGGTGGCGCTGCACTACTCGATGGAGCGCGTCTATGGCATGACGCCCGGCGAGGTATTCTTCTCGGCCTCGGACGTCGGCTGGGTCGTCGGCCACTCCTACATCGTCTACGCTCCGCTGATCTACGGCTGCACCACGCTGGTCTACGAGGGCAAGCCGGTACGGACCCCCGATGCCGGGGCTTTCTGGCGCCTGATCGAGGAGTACCGAGTGCGGGCCTTCTTTACCGCGCCGACCGCCTTTCGCGCGATCAAGAAGGAAGACCCCGATGGCCGGCGGTTGGAGGGGCATGACATTTCTTGCCTGAGGACGCTGTTCCTGGCCGGCGAACGGCTCGATCCGCCGACCTTTCATTGGCTGGAGGAGCTGTTGTCGGTGCCGATCGTCGATCACTGGTGGCAGACCGAGACCGGCTGGCCGATCGTTGCCAACCTGCAGGGCCTGGAGCCGATGCCGGCCAAGGCCGGCTCGGCGACGCTGCCGGTTCCCGGGTTCGATGTGGCCGTGTTGAACGCCCAGGGCGAGCCGGCCGGCATCGGCGAGCAGGGTAGCGTGGCGATTCGCGAGCCGATGCCGCCGGGCTGTCTGGCGGGGATATGGCGCGATCCGCAGCGCTTTCAGCGTGCCTACATGGCGGCTTTCCCGGGCTACTACCTGAGCGGCGACGGCGGCTATTTTGACAAGGATGGCTATCTGTTCATCATGGGGCGCAGCGATGACGTCATCAATGTCGCCGGGCACCGCCTGTCCACCGGCGAGATGGAGGAGGTCGTCGGCTCGCACGCCGCGGTGGCCGAGTGTGCGGTCATCGGCATCCAGGACGCATTGAAAGGGCAGGTGCCGATCGCCCTGGTGATCCCCAAGGACGGCTTCGATGGCGATGTCACGGCACTCGAGCGCGAGCTGGTCGCGCTGGTGCGCGAGCGGATCGGGGCCATTGCCAGCCTGCGTCAGGCGCTGGTGGTTGCGCGGTTGCCCAAGACCCGCTCGGGCAAGATCCTGCGCAAGCTATTGCGCAACATCGCCGATGGTGAGTCCTACGGCGTTCCCTCGACCATCGACGATCCGGCCAGCCTGCAGGACGTTCACGAGGCGATGGTGGCGGGCGAGGTGGGCACCGCGCATCGCGCGCAGCAGAGCGGTTAGGCGCCGGAGGGTCTGCAGGGCAATCGCCGTTAGCGTTTCGCTCGGGGCTGATCCGTCGATAAGCCTGCGAGGAGGCGCTGTAAATACCTCCCTGTACGCTACCGACGCCATCCATGGCGTCGGACCTCCTCTTCGGCTTATCCCCGGCGCCCCTCGTCAGTTCAACTGCGATTGCCCTGGGAGGGGCTGGCAGGGCAATCGCACGTAGCGATCTATTCTCATTCAAGGCCCAGCAGATGAGCCCGGTATTCATCTGACGTCGCTGCGATGATCCGCTTGGTCTTGAAGCTGCCTTTGCGCTTCGCCGGATCCAGGCGGATCAGGTTGAGGGTCAGGCGCTTGAGGATGGCTAAGTTGTGCGCCGCATGGCCCGTGCGGGCTCGCATCTGATCATCAGCAAACGTCACGTCAAGACACCAGTGCACGCGGTCCTCAATCCCCCAGTGCTGACGGACTGCCGCGGCCAGTTGCTCGGCATCGGGCACCAGGCTGCAGATGTAGTAACGCCGTTCCCGGGTCATCCTGCCCTGCCTCTCGCGTGTCGATTCGATGACCGCAAAGCAACGCAGGTCCGGCCAGCGCGTGGGGGCGGGCAAGCATTCCAACGCATCAAAGACGTAGCAGCGGCGCGTTTCCAGCCGTCCGTGATCCTTGCTGACCGCTTCGCTGACGTGATGGGGCGTCTTGTCCGGCGGCGCTGACTGGAACAGCTCGAAAAAGTCGTTTATCGCCGCATTGAGCTGTGGCTGATTATCCTTCACTGCCAGCACATAGTCCGCCCCACGGTCGCGAATCGCCTGCGCGATGCTGGGTTGGGTCCCCATGGCATCGATCGTCACGATACATCCCTCCAGGGCCAACGTGGCCAGCAGCTCCGGAATGGCGGTCTTCTCGTTCGACTTGGCCGGTGTCGCCTGCTGGCCGAGGATGACCCCGGCAGCCGCCGCGAACGCGCTGACCCAAGCGGCGCAACAGATCGTGAAGGCCGCCGACCGCCGGCTGGTTTTGCCATCCAACGCGACGACCTGGGGCGAGAGGCCAGGCAGCGCCCCCGCCACCCAGCAACGGAAGGCATGCTCGAACTCCTTGGGGTCCATCAAACCAAAGAGGCGTGCGAAGGTATCATGTGATGGGATGCCGTTGGGTAAGGAGAGATGCTGGCGTAACCAGGCTTGCTTCTCTTGGGCCCAGAGCTCGATCTCCTCGAAGGTATCGGCGCCGACCAGGATGCCACAGGCCGCCACGGTGAGCACTTCCGGCAAGGAGTGCTGGACCTTGTTGGACTGGCGAGGATCGGTAACGGAGACGAAGACATCCATGAGAGGCTGTGAAGACTGAGGCATAGTGACGCTCGAACCAAATGCCTAGTAATACCGGCCCGCTCTAATTTCTTCAAATGCGATCGATTACCGACGTGCGATCGCCCTGGCGGGGCTGGCGAGAAACTGCGCGAGCGGTGCTTACGTGCTAATATCCGGGCAAATTTTCCAAGCAAGTCCTGCCCATGCCCACGCTCAAGATCATTGTCGGCACCGTCTACGGCGGTGCCCTGGATGTCGCCGAACAGGTCAAGCCGCTCTTCGAGCAGGCCGGCTATGAGGTTTCAATCCTCGAACAGCCGACGCTCGCCGACATTACCGATCAAGCCGCCGACCTGACCCTGTTCTGCGTCTCGACGACCGGCAGCGGCGATTATCCCGGCGGCATTACGCCGTTCGCCCGCGCGATCAACGAGCAGCATCCTATGCTCGGCGAGCTGCGTTACGGACTGATCGCGCTGGGTGACAGCTCCTATGGCGACACCTTCTGTGGCGGCGGGCGCAGTCTCGATGCGCTGCTCGAGGACCACGGCGCTCAGCGCATCGGCGAGCGACTCGAGGTCGATGCCATGGAAACCTTCATGGCCGACGATGCCGCCGTGCCCTGGGTCGAGGCGTGGATCGACGAAAACGGTCTGCGCAGCGAATGACGACGGGGTGCCAGCAATGACGACTCGCGTCATGACCGCCGAACGGGTCAGCATCCTCGTCGGCATCCTGATCGCCATGCTGACGACCTTGCTGCGCTATGTCGCCAACGGCGTGGCGCAAGATCGCTTGATCCTGTTGTGCATCGCCGCCGTGGTGGTCCTGGGGGTCGCCGTGGCCTCCTGGCGATTGCTTGACGCCGGCGCGCGCCAGCGCTTGCCGGTGTTGCTGGGGCGGATGGGCGTGGCCATGCTCTCGAGCCTGCTGGTGGTCGCGGTATGGCAGGGCCTCCAGGGCGGGATGGCCAATCTCGACGGCCTGGCCGTGCTCTCGCACGGCACGGCGCTGGGGCTGCTGATTCATGCCCTGGCGTCGGGCTGGCGCCGCAAGCGCGCCTGATCGCTCGCTGGGTCATTCATCAAGGCCGGCCGCTGGCGGCCGGTTTTTGCATTGAGGCGACAAAGCGCTCAGAAAAGGCCGCGATTTGCGGCTTCCTAGCCCAGCGTGTAGCAAGGAACGTAGTGACTGCCGGGCAGCTTCATGCGCCCCTGGGCGACGAATGAATTGAGCAGGGCATCCAGCCGCGCCATCAGTTCGGCCTCGGCGTGCAGCCGGAAAGGGCCGTGCGCCTCGATGGCGCGAATGCCGGGTTCCTTGACGTTGCCGGCGACGATGCCCGAGAACGCCCGGCGCAGATTGGCGGCGAGTTCATGGATCGGCTGGTCGTGATGGAGCTGCAGGGCGGCCATGGCCTCATGGGTGGGCTCGAAGGGCTGCTGGAAGCCGGGCTGCACGTTGAGGCGCCAGTTGTAGTAGAAGGCGTCGTTGTGCGCGCGACGGAATTCGGTGACCTCGTCGATTCCCTTGCGCATGGCGCGAGCCACCTTGGCCGGGTCGTCGATGATGATGCGATAGCGCTGGCAGACCTCATCACCCAGCGTATAGCGCAGGAATTCATCGATGCGCTTGAAGTAGTCGGCGGCGCTCGGCGGGCCGCTGAAGATGACCGGGAACGGCGTGTCGGCGTTCTCCGGGTGCAACAGGATGCCCAGCAGGTAGAGCGCTTCCTCGGCGGTGCCCACGCCGCCGGGAAAGATGATGATGCCATGACCGACGCGCACGAACGCCTCGAGCCGCTTCTCGATGTCGGGCATCACCACCAGTTCGTTGACGATCGGGTTGGGCGACTCGGCGGCGATGATCCCGGGCTCGGAAATGCCCAAGTAGCGGCCATGCCTGCGACGTTGCTTGGCGTGCGCGACGTTGGCGCCCTTCATGGGGCCCTTCATGGCGCCGGGGCCGCAGCCGGTGCAGATATCCAGATCGCGCAGTCCCAGATGATAGCCGACATCCTTGGTGTAGTCGTACTCCTCGCGCGAGATCGAGTGGCCGCCCCAGCACACCACCAGGCTGGGCTCGCGGGACGGCTTGAGCGTGCCGGCGTTGCGCAGGATATGAAAGACCGCGTTGGTGGTGCCGTCGCCGGTCGTCAGGTCGAAGCGCGAGTGCTGCTGGATCTCGTTGAAGACATACACGATGTCGCGCAGGATCGCCGACAGGTGTTCGCGGATACCGCGGATCATGCGGCCGTCGACGAACGCCTCGGCGGGGGCATTGGTGAGCTTGAGGCGGATGCCGCGATCCTGCTGCAGCACCTCGATATCGAAATCGCGATAGGCTTCCATTACCGCCAGCCCATCGTCGGTCGGCGAGCCGCAGTTGAGCACCGCCAGGGCGCAGCGGCGCAACAGATCGTGAAGGCCGTTGGCCGACGTGTCGCGCAGGCGGTTGACCTCCTGCTGAGACAGCACCTCGAGGCTGCCTTCCGGGGAAATCGTGGTTGAAATCGTTTCCGGCATTAGCGGTTCCTTGTCATGCCTGCAATACAGGTCGCGGCGCATACGGCGTCGTTCCATGAATGAAAGTTCCATACGGGCGCGGTCAGCGACGTCCCGCTCCATTGACCATCGTACTGGCTCGAGCATCTCGGCGAGCGTCGAGATGCGAGCCGGTCGCGACAGCGGTTTTTACCTGAGCGTAGTTCTTGCGTAGTGCTTGCATAGCGCCTGTCGAACGATGCTAACACGCCGGTGTCCCGGCCGCAGCGCTGCGCCGTGGGGCCATTCTTTGCTAAGATAGCGCCCGGCATGTCATCTGACGGCAACGAGGCCCGGGGTGCGCCCGTGTCGAGCCGTTGCCTGGCGCGCTGTGGTCAATGAAATTCCAGCGAGTGGTCGCCCGTTCCATGTTCAATGCCCAGTATTTCCGTACGTTCATAACCCTGGTCGAAACCGGCAGCTTCACGCATACGGCACGGCGACTCGAGATGACCCAGCCCGGGGTCAGTCAGCACATTCGCAAGCTGGAGAACTATCTCGACAAGTCGCTGATCAATCGCTACGGGCGTCGCTTTACGCTTACCGAGGCCGGCCGGCGGGCTTACGATTACTCAGTTCGGCTGTTCGCCGAGCACGAGCATTTTCGCCACTCGCTGGATGACGAGTCGCTGGATTCGGGCGATTGTCGCGTCGCCTCGCCGGGCAGCATCGGACTGTTGTTCTATCCGTTCATTCTCGGTTATCAGCAGATGCATCCCGGGCTCACCGTCAGCTACAGTTTCGCCTTCAACGACGAGATCATCCAGGAC
The genomic region above belongs to Halomonas zincidurans B6 and contains:
- the ihfA gene encoding integration host factor subunit alpha, with protein sequence MAALTKAELAEHLHTELGVSKREAKTLVEAFFEEIRGCLRENEQVKLSGFGNFDLRDKRERPGRNPKTGEEIPISARRVVTFRPGQKLKARVEAFDGPAPQ
- a CDS encoding SCP2 sterol-binding domain-containing protein — encoded protein: MSDTTQVIDNLKSRFDPQAAKGMHETFQFHIADADDYFMTVDDGTLDIQSGEHDDPSVSLSTDSDTLKGVLSGELNGMQAFMSGRLKASGNLMLATKLNQLFP
- the sohB gene encoding protease SohB, whose amino-acid sequence is MSQWFAEYGLFLAQLVTLGVMILAALAIVGRAKAGQAHGQLRIEELDKRYRARQRQLSLVGLDKKRRKAALKAFKRDDKHRDKHRDKRDGAKRPTLWVLDFHGDIKASGTARLAEEVSLILGVIDERDEVAIRLESPGGLVHAYGLAAAQLDRLRDAGVSTTVCIDKVAASGGYMMACCADRLRAAPFAVLGSIGVVAQLPNIHRLLKRHDVDVELLTAGRYKRTLTVLGENTEEGREKFIEELESTHALFKRFVAERRQGLDIDAIATGETWYGSQAVDKGLIDAVGTSEAYLLERMNDARVVTVSLEKRRRLTERLGRAVSLGIEGGLQRIYEALEASGWQRR
- a CDS encoding ArsR/SmtB family transcription factor encodes the protein MSSRPLASRLLSDPDDAIQASTNLLKAVANENRLRILCLLDSGELSVSELNARLSLSQSALSQHLAILRRVGLVTTRRASQTIYYSRQGREAEKLIDTLGALYLD
- a CDS encoding propionyl-CoA synthetase, with protein sequence MSAYRTEYQRSIEQPEAFWAEQAQRISWFRQPHEILGFDRQGHARWYGDGEMNTCHVALDHHVAEGRGDQPAIHWDSPVTAGKRTLSYRELRDEVALFAGGLASLGVGKGDRVVIYMPMVPEALIAMFACARLGAVHSVVFGGFAAHELAVRIEDAEPRVIIAASCGVEVDRIIAYKPIVDEALTRSRHRPEACVILQRDSLRAQLNDSDHDWQALVADASPADCVAVNARDPLYILYTSGTTGKPKGVVRDNGGHAVALHYSMERVYGMTPGEVFFSASDVGWVVGHSYIVYAPLIYGCTTLVYEGKPVRTPDAGAFWRLIEEYRVRAFFTAPTAFRAIKKEDPDGRRLEGHDISCLRTLFLAGERLDPPTFHWLEELLSVPIVDHWWQTETGWPIVANLQGLEPMPAKAGSATLPVPGFDVAVLNAQGEPAGIGEQGSVAIREPMPPGCLAGIWRDPQRFQRAYMAAFPGYYLSGDGGYFDKDGYLFIMGRSDDVINVAGHRLSTGEMEEVVGSHAAVAECAVIGIQDALKGQVPIALVIPKDGFDGDVTALERELVALVRERIGAIASLRQALVVARLPKTRSGKILRKLLRNIADGESYGVPSTIDDPASLQDVHEAMVAGEVGTAHRAQQSG
- a CDS encoding ISAs1 family transposase — translated: MPQSSQPLMDVFVSVTDPRQSNKVQHSLPEVLTVAACGILVGADTFEEIELWAQEKQAWLRQHLSLPNGIPSHDTFARLFGLMDPKEFEHAFRCWVAGALPGLSPQVVALDGKTSRRSAAFTICCAAWVSAFAAAAGVILGQQATPAKSNEKTAIPELLATLALEGCIVTIDAMGTQPSIAQAIRDRGADYVLAVKDNQPQLNAAINDFFELFQSAPPDKTPHHVSEAVSKDHGRLETRRCYVFDALECLPAPTRWPDLRCFAVIESTRERQGRMTRERRYYICSLVPDAEQLAAAVRQHWGIEDRVHWCLDVTFADDQMRARTGHAAHNLAILKRLTLNLIRLDPAKRKGSFKTKRIIAATSDEYRAHLLGLE
- a CDS encoding flavodoxin, with translation MPTLKIIVGTVYGGALDVAEQVKPLFEQAGYEVSILEQPTLADITDQAADLTLFCVSTTGSGDYPGGITPFARAINEQHPMLGELRYGLIALGDSSYGDTFCGGGRSLDALLEDHGAQRIGERLEVDAMETFMADDAAVPWVEAWIDENGLRSE
- the ppnN gene encoding nucleotide 5'-monophosphate nucleosidase PpnN, which encodes MPETISTTISPEGSLEVLSQQEVNRLRDTSANGLHDLLRRCALAVLNCGSPTDDGLAVMEAYRDFDIEVLQQDRGIRLKLTNAPAEAFVDGRMIRGIREHLSAILRDIVYVFNEIQQHSRFDLTTGDGTTNAVFHILRNAGTLKPSREPSLVVCWGGHSISREEYDYTKDVGYHLGLRDLDICTGCGPGAMKGPMKGANVAHAKQRRRHGRYLGISEPGIIAAESPNPIVNELVVMPDIEKRLEAFVRVGHGIIIFPGGVGTAEEALYLLGILLHPENADTPFPVIFSGPPSAADYFKRIDEFLRYTLGDEVCQRYRIIIDDPAKVARAMRKGIDEVTEFRRAHNDAFYYNWRLNVQPGFQQPFEPTHEAMAALQLHHDQPIHELAANLRRAFSGIVAGNVKEPGIRAIEAHGPFRLHAEAELMARLDALLNSFVAQGRMKLPGSHYVPCYTLG